A region from the Candidatus Paceibacterota bacterium genome encodes:
- a CDS encoding malectin domain-containing carbohydrate-binding protein, with product MRQALHHGLMLAFWFCASLIAPAATKPHYYGHAAVADAHGVIAPWYQGLNGQCDYRVRIAAETLKRYPWTATNAAMAAYPAYVFSGQWKIATNGAITPVQTSDWDTGDIGQRTVSVLFGMTDYYRYTGDPAAIAHLTYMAEYLLTGCQTPPDHPWPLFPISVPVRGKVYQKCNPEGIIQLDICANMGQGLLRAYQVTGNHRWFAAAAHWGDLLAERCNLDPAGDPWPRYANPDATPWKDNKQTGGVVLILGFLDELVRLGYTGSEERILKARDAGRRYLSEKLLPAWLVDDTWGRYFWDWANPTHCCTLAAEAPAYLLEHRRLFPNWRADARNILTLFYNHSSAAPESGGDVYSGAWAYPESSSCCMRSLWYAPLLVGKTLGQYAVQAEDPWAREMAVRQFILQTYDVHETGASEDNIDGGVEVNGSWFNIAHPLPLRWVQMAMGWLPEELGASRENHIVRSSAVVNSVRYGDGLIEYATFDAPPETVDVLRLSFTPKRITADGRALRQRRDLSDNGYTIKKLPNGDVVVQIRHDGARQLKVTGNDPQQVLDDGSLSFEGVWIVQTNADAWGGSLRVSERKDAVMTADFPGNQVRLIGQAGPEGGLADVYVDGVKQLVPIDFWNPSARSQQVLYYKNGLAEGKHTLKVVARGEKNPYSRGGRVFVDAVQFSTENVASSFPTGAGPTGAQRMIMGYTGRQDYRDSQGQLWRPGTEVVTRLAVLRDTVSDCWWTNAVTEPITGTPDPELYRYGYHARDFWVNLTVGPREYYVRLKFAATRGLDTGKNCFDIHLNGRKVVERLDVAATAGGPNKAADLVFNGVKPKDGIIEIRFTGLLTGDGDQTLRGEAFVQAIEIGPGAGGHGARPVSSSLSFNPARNLLLNPGFEETTAGTAADKYGKYSGEEWRAELRSSGRCYLWQESAFAGRPKEGLPELHAGKGALRTHADKDCHTQVYQDVDVQPGATYTGTVWVSAADLQGKGFGRSAGDSAGLLLLELDKDLKPLGPPARSEIKAAGPYTRLTQTIRTGPHTVKLRFVLETVLNCSVWDGHVTYDGCELRMNPGTP from the coding sequence ATGAGACAAGCCCTGCACCATGGCCTGATGCTCGCCTTCTGGTTCTGCGCGAGCCTGATTGCGCCGGCGGCCACCAAACCCCATTACTACGGCCACGCCGCCGTGGCGGATGCGCACGGCGTCATCGCGCCTTGGTACCAAGGCTTGAATGGCCAGTGCGATTACCGGGTCCGCATTGCGGCGGAAACCCTTAAACGCTACCCGTGGACGGCCACCAACGCCGCTATGGCCGCCTACCCGGCTTACGTGTTTAGCGGGCAATGGAAGATCGCCACCAATGGCGCCATCACTCCGGTTCAAACCAGCGATTGGGATACAGGAGACATCGGGCAGCGGACCGTGAGCGTCTTGTTCGGCATGACGGACTACTACCGATACACCGGTGATCCCGCCGCGATAGCTCACCTGACGTATATGGCGGAATACCTTTTAACCGGATGCCAGACACCCCCTGACCATCCTTGGCCGTTGTTTCCTATCAGCGTTCCCGTCAGAGGCAAAGTGTACCAAAAATGCAACCCCGAAGGGATCATTCAACTTGATATATGCGCGAATATGGGTCAGGGCTTGTTGCGGGCCTATCAGGTAACCGGAAATCACCGGTGGTTTGCAGCAGCGGCGCACTGGGGGGATTTATTGGCGGAGCGGTGCAATCTTGATCCAGCCGGCGATCCCTGGCCCCGCTACGCCAACCCGGACGCGACCCCCTGGAAAGACAACAAACAAACGGGCGGAGTGGTGCTCATCCTGGGGTTTCTGGATGAACTCGTTCGTCTAGGCTACACAGGAAGCGAGGAGCGGATTCTGAAAGCACGGGATGCTGGGCGTCGGTACTTGAGCGAAAAACTGCTTCCGGCATGGCTCGTGGACGACACGTGGGGTCGTTACTTCTGGGATTGGGCGAATCCCACGCACTGCTGCACTCTTGCCGCGGAGGCACCGGCTTACCTTCTTGAGCATCGGCGGCTGTTTCCAAACTGGCGCGCCGATGCCCGTAACATTCTAACTCTGTTCTACAACCACAGCAGCGCGGCGCCTGAGTCGGGTGGCGATGTTTATAGCGGCGCCTGGGCTTATCCCGAGTCCAGTTCCTGCTGCATGCGCTCGCTTTGGTACGCCCCGCTGCTGGTGGGAAAGACTCTGGGGCAGTATGCGGTGCAGGCCGAGGATCCGTGGGCGCGGGAGATGGCTGTGCGCCAATTCATCCTGCAGACCTACGACGTCCACGAGACCGGCGCCAGTGAGGACAACATTGACGGCGGCGTCGAGGTTAACGGCAGTTGGTTCAACATCGCCCATCCGCTGCCGTTGCGCTGGGTGCAGATGGCCATGGGCTGGCTGCCGGAGGAACTGGGGGCCAGCCGTGAGAACCACATCGTACGTTCCAGCGCGGTGGTGAACTCCGTGCGCTACGGCGACGGCCTCATCGAGTACGCCACCTTCGATGCACCGCCGGAAACCGTGGACGTGCTTCGGCTGTCCTTTACGCCGAAACGAATCACGGCGGACGGACGCGCGCTCCGCCAGCGGCGCGATTTGTCTGATAACGGCTACACGATCAAGAAGCTTCCCAATGGCGATGTCGTCGTGCAAATCCGCCATGACGGCGCGAGGCAACTAAAAGTCACGGGCAACGACCCTCAGCAGGTTCTAGACGATGGCTCATTGAGTTTTGAAGGCGTGTGGATTGTGCAGACGAATGCGGACGCTTGGGGTGGGTCCCTTCGAGTGTCGGAGAGGAAGGACGCCGTCATGACGGCGGATTTCCCGGGAAATCAGGTGCGGCTGATTGGCCAGGCGGGACCCGAGGGCGGCCTGGCGGATGTTTACGTGGACGGAGTGAAGCAGCTTGTTCCGATTGATTTCTGGAATCCATCGGCGCGCAGCCAGCAGGTGCTGTATTACAAAAATGGCCTCGCTGAAGGGAAACACACGCTCAAGGTGGTTGCCCGGGGCGAGAAGAACCCTTACTCACGAGGAGGTCGTGTCTTCGTGGACGCTGTGCAGTTTTCCACGGAAAACGTGGCGAGCAGTTTTCCGACTGGCGCCGGGCCGACCGGCGCCCAACGCATGATCATGGGCTATACTGGGCGACAAGATTACCGCGACAGCCAGGGGCAGTTGTGGCGTCCGGGGACGGAGGTTGTGACGCGGCTCGCCGTGTTGCGGGACACCGTGTCCGACTGCTGGTGGACCAATGCCGTTACCGAACCGATCACCGGCACGCCGGACCCGGAACTGTATCGCTATGGCTACCATGCCCGGGATTTTTGGGTGAATCTGACGGTTGGGCCGAGAGAATACTATGTTCGGCTCAAGTTCGCAGCGACCCGGGGACTGGACACGGGGAAGAACTGTTTCGACATCCACCTCAACGGACGCAAGGTGGTGGAACGACTGGACGTGGCCGCCACTGCCGGAGGGCCAAACAAGGCTGCGGACCTTGTGTTCAACGGTGTCAAGCCGAAGGATGGCATCATCGAGATTCGGTTCACGGGTTTGTTAACCGGCGATGGCGACCAGACGTTGCGAGGCGAAGCCTTTGTGCAAGCCATCGAGATTGGTCCGGGTGCCGGAGGCCACGGGGCAAGGCCGGTCTCCTCCTCCCTGAGTTTCAATCCCGCTCGCAATCTGTTGCTCAACCCGGGATTTGAAGAAACAACCGCGGGCACGGCAGCGGACAAATACGGGAAGTACTCCGGTGAGGAATGGCGAGCCGAACTCAGAAGCTCGGGCAGGTGTTACCTCTGGCAGGAAAGCGCTTTTGCCGGACGACCGAAAGAGGGATTGCCGGAACTCCATGCCGGGAAAGGCGCTCTGCGCACCCACGCCGACAAGGATTGCCACACCCAAGTATATCAGGATGTGGATGTTCAACCTGGCGCCACCTACACTGGCACTGTTTGGGTGAGCGCGGCGGATTTGCAGGGCAAGGGTTTCGGCCGAAGCGCTGGGGATTCAGCCGGGCTGCTGTTACTCGAACTGGACAAGGATCTCAAGCCACTGGGGCCGCCCGCCCGCTCGGAGATCAAAGCAGCCGGACCCTATACGCGCCTGACGCAAACGATAAGGACCGGCCCACACACCGTCAAATTGCGTTTCGTGCTCGAGACGGTTTTGAACTGCTCAGTCTGGGATGGCCATGTTACCTATGATGGTTGTGAATTAAGAATGAATCCAGGTACCCCGTAG
- a CDS encoding DUF3854 domain-containing protein, with protein MPYLTVTGEPVLDGGKPYGRLRLDKPQGSKKYHQAFGTTVHAYVPPGLERVPAGGDVAGVEGEFKAMSLTEAGFAAMGFSGFFGFAQKGGEALLPEFAALIARVKPARIIFSGDSDTALNFSFSFAAVRLAKLVHPIPVYLPRIPLNGPGKGVDDCREQLKDGFAEWWRERVSQAVRVTSETDRGQLAVELFELEHAALVGLPVNARHQVEQHRQWA; from the coding sequence TTGCCTTACCTCACCGTCACAGGCGAACCGGTGCTGGATGGCGGCAAGCCTTACGGCCGGCTGCGATTGGACAAGCCGCAGGGATCGAAGAAGTATCATCAGGCATTCGGCACAACAGTACATGCGTATGTGCCGCCGGGGCTGGAGAGGGTGCCGGCCGGCGGTGATGTAGCGGGCGTCGAGGGTGAATTCAAGGCGATGTCGCTGACGGAGGCTGGTTTTGCGGCGATGGGATTCTCTGGATTCTTCGGATTCGCGCAGAAGGGCGGCGAGGCATTGTTGCCGGAGTTTGCAGCGTTGATCGCTCGGGTGAAGCCGGCGCGGATCATCTTCTCCGGCGACTCGGACACCGCGCTGAATTTCAGCTTTTCTTTTGCGGCAGTTCGCCTCGCGAAACTGGTGCATCCCATTCCGGTGTATCTACCGCGCATCCCGCTCAACGGGCCGGGCAAGGGAGTGGATGATTGCCGCGAGCAACTCAAGGACGGTTTTGCCGAGTGGTGGCGGGAGCGTGTTAGCCAGGCGGTGCGGGTGACGTCCGAGACGGATCGCGGCCAGCTTGCTGTAGAGCTGTTCGAACTCGAGCACGCGGCCCTAGTCGGGTTACCGGTGAATGCGCGCCACCAAGTCGAGCAGCACCGGCAATGGGCATGA
- the typA gene encoding translational GTPase TypA: MQHIRNIAIIAHVDHGKTTLVDCLLKQSGTFRANQAIATEERIMDSMDLEREKGITIKAKNAAFKYKDYHINIVDTPGHADFGGEVERIMNMIDGVLLVVDAADGPQAQTRFVLRKALEAGAKPIVVINKIDRDNADPHKVLDEVWDLFMSLHATDEQMDFPVIYASARDGYAKTDMKNASSTMKPLFDAIIKHIPPPRAHAGEGFRLLAANLDYSDYLGRIAFGKIYSGKVRVGDSCVCIHGNGGKSKAKITAIFHFEGLKRIEIPEAHAGDVVGLTGFEDVFIGETITDSEERSPLPFVPIDPPTIQMQFAVNDGPLAGIDGQLVTARHIWERLVKEVRTNVALRIEQTDAPNIFNVSGRGEMQIAILVEQMRREGYEVLVSRPEVIYRSDKQGRRLEPIERLFLEIPKDAMGAVLENLADRKAEITHMDHHGDQVSIEALIPMRGLIGFETDLVNQTRGLGVMSHLFQEYGPDRGEIVARKNGSLVSMENGEAMAYALNMIQERGRLMVEPGDRIYAGMIVGENARDNDIPVNPCKAKKLTNMRSQGDGKGIQLNPPLKLSLERALEYIGSDEYVEATPKNLRLRKKILDAVVRKRAAQGRAAKALTE; this comes from the coding sequence ATGCAGCATATACGCAACATCGCCATTATTGCCCATGTTGATCATGGCAAGACCACGCTCGTGGACTGCCTGCTTAAACAGTCGGGCACCTTTCGCGCCAACCAGGCGATTGCCACCGAGGAGCGCATCATGGACTCGATGGACCTGGAACGCGAGAAGGGCATTACCATCAAGGCCAAGAACGCCGCTTTCAAGTACAAGGATTACCACATCAACATAGTGGACACGCCCGGCCACGCAGACTTCGGTGGCGAGGTCGAGCGCATTATGAACATGATTGACGGCGTGTTGCTGGTAGTGGACGCAGCCGACGGGCCACAGGCGCAGACGCGGTTCGTCTTGCGCAAAGCGCTCGAAGCGGGGGCCAAACCAATCGTCGTCATAAACAAGATTGACCGCGACAATGCCGACCCGCACAAGGTGCTCGATGAAGTGTGGGATCTGTTCATGTCGCTGCACGCGACTGACGAACAGATGGATTTCCCGGTCATCTACGCCAGCGCCCGGGACGGTTATGCCAAGACCGATATGAAGAACGCCAGCAGCACGATGAAGCCATTGTTCGATGCCATCATCAAGCATATTCCCCCGCCGCGCGCGCACGCCGGAGAGGGGTTTCGGCTGCTGGCTGCCAACCTGGATTATTCGGACTACCTGGGCCGCATCGCCTTTGGCAAGATCTACAGCGGCAAGGTCAGGGTGGGCGACTCCTGCGTTTGCATTCACGGCAACGGGGGCAAAAGCAAGGCCAAGATCACCGCCATCTTCCATTTCGAGGGCTTGAAGCGGATCGAGATCCCCGAAGCCCATGCGGGCGACGTCGTCGGGCTTACCGGATTTGAAGACGTTTTCATCGGTGAGACGATCACGGACAGCGAAGAACGGTCCCCGCTGCCTTTTGTGCCGATTGACCCACCAACAATTCAGATGCAGTTTGCCGTCAACGACGGGCCGCTGGCCGGCATTGACGGCCAGCTCGTCACCGCCCGCCACATCTGGGAGCGACTCGTCAAAGAAGTGCGCACCAACGTCGCCCTGCGCATCGAGCAGACCGACGCGCCGAATATCTTCAATGTCAGCGGCCGTGGCGAGATGCAGATTGCCATCCTGGTCGAGCAGATGCGCCGGGAAGGCTATGAGGTGCTGGTGTCCCGTCCTGAGGTGATCTACCGCAGCGACAAGCAGGGCCGGCGGCTGGAGCCTATCGAACGGTTGTTCCTGGAAATCCCCAAGGATGCCATGGGGGCAGTGCTCGAGAATCTGGCCGATCGCAAAGCCGAGATCACGCATATGGACCATCATGGCGATCAGGTAAGCATCGAGGCGCTGATTCCGATGCGCGGCTTGATTGGTTTTGAGACCGATCTGGTCAACCAGACCCGTGGCCTGGGCGTGATGAGCCACCTGTTCCAGGAATACGGGCCCGACCGGGGCGAGATTGTCGCGCGCAAGAACGGCTCGCTGGTTAGCATGGAGAACGGCGAAGCGATGGCTTATGCCCTGAATATGATCCAGGAACGGGGCCGACTGATGGTCGAGCCGGGCGACCGGATTTACGCCGGCATGATCGTGGGCGAAAATGCCCGCGACAATGATATCCCGGTCAATCCCTGCAAGGCAAAGAAGCTGACGAACATGCGTTCGCAGGGCGACGGCAAGGGCATCCAGCTTAATCCACCGCTCAAACTATCACTCGAACGCGCCCTCGAATACATCGGTTCGGATGAATACGTGGAAGCGACGCCCAAGAATCTGCGCCTGCGCAAGAAGATTCTCGACGCAGTGGTGCGCAAGCGGGCCGCGCAAGGCCGCGCGGCTAAAGCGTTGACAGAATAA
- a CDS encoding YdcH family protein, which produces MDLHHPILREFPEHRETIRRLKASDDHFRNIYDEYHRLDDEIYRIEEEIDFATDQEIEEIKMRRAKLKDYIYHLLRHAAPSCPACEGTGATR; this is translated from the coding sequence ATGGACCTGCATCATCCCATCCTGCGCGAGTTCCCGGAACATCGCGAGACCATCCGGCGACTCAAGGCTTCCGATGACCACTTTCGGAACATCTACGACGAGTATCACCGCCTGGATGACGAGATATACCGTATCGAGGAGGAAATTGACTTTGCCACGGACCAGGAAATCGAGGAGATCAAAATGCGCCGGGCCAAGCTGAAGGACTACATCTACCATCTGCTTCGCCACGCTGCGCCTTCCTGCCCTGCTTGCGAGGGCACCGGCGCCACCCGCTGA
- a CDS encoding SpoIIE family protein phosphatase, which produces MPQELLKILLIEHDPGFARYVTEMLGQARDLAAEIWLANDLAAGLSELQTRTPDAILLNIYVPDGAGLANIPLVKAQAPQIPIIAVGDSDDDIVTLESVHAGAQDYLVKGQLTPAWLERSVRYAIERHWMDLALFDAEERYHSLFDHLVEGIFQTTPNGRYLMANLALARIYGYSSPEELIQTITDIGRRLYVQNSRREEFIRLMQEQDTITGFESQVYRKDGSVIWISENCRAIRDARGRLLYYEGTVEDITQRRQTEESLRNSEALYHSLVETLPQYIFRKDPQGRFTFANHQFCKNLGRSPEEIVGKTDGDFFPRELAEKYQRDDQRVLQTGKPYDTVEEHQPPGRDKIYVQVVKTPLYGTDGTIMGLQGIFWDITQQRLAEEKIRRANVLLAQHRKELRARNAQMEEDLTMAREIQLTMLPQQYPTFPPAAPADASALQFTHRYLPAGSVGGDFFTVSALSENEAGVFICDVAGHGVRSALVTAMVRALAEELKPIATNPGQFLSKLNSDLHSILQHTGTPMLTTAFYLVADWRTGRLRYANAGHPKPLHICRRAGEVRPLANATGHSQPVLGLIQDATYQTSEVRLRPNDMVMLFTDGLYEVQAPNNELYSQAMLVAGVQRRAQLPASQLFDELLADIRRFAVGQVFGDDVCLVGMECPGVAPPE; this is translated from the coding sequence ATGCCCCAGGAGTTGTTGAAAATTCTGTTGATCGAGCACGATCCGGGCTTCGCCCGCTATGTGACTGAGATGCTCGGCCAGGCAAGGGATTTGGCCGCCGAGATTTGGCTGGCGAATGATCTAGCCGCCGGTCTGTCCGAGCTTCAAACGCGCACTCCCGATGCCATCCTGCTCAATATCTATGTGCCGGACGGCGCCGGGTTGGCCAATATCCCTTTGGTCAAAGCCCAGGCGCCACAAATCCCCATCATCGCGGTGGGAGACAGCGACGACGATATTGTCACGCTGGAATCTGTCCACGCGGGGGCGCAGGATTACCTGGTCAAAGGCCAGCTCACGCCGGCATGGCTCGAGCGCTCGGTCCGCTACGCGATCGAGCGCCACTGGATGGACCTGGCCCTGTTCGACGCCGAGGAACGATACCACAGCCTCTTTGACCACCTCGTGGAAGGCATCTTCCAAACCACCCCCAACGGGCGTTACTTGATGGCCAACCTCGCCCTGGCCCGGATTTACGGCTATTCTTCCCCGGAGGAGCTGATCCAAACGATCACGGACATTGGCCGGCGCCTGTACGTCCAGAACAGTCGTCGGGAGGAGTTCATCCGGCTGATGCAGGAGCAGGACACCATCACGGGCTTCGAATCCCAGGTCTATCGCAAAGACGGCTCAGTGATCTGGATTTCGGAAAACTGCAGGGCCATCCGCGACGCGCGGGGCCGGCTGCTTTACTACGAAGGCACCGTCGAGGACATCACGCAGCGCCGGCAGACGGAGGAGAGCCTGCGCAATTCCGAAGCGCTCTACCACTCGCTGGTCGAGACGCTCCCGCAGTACATCTTCCGCAAGGACCCGCAGGGCCGTTTCACCTTTGCCAACCACCAATTCTGCAAGAACCTGGGCCGATCCCCGGAGGAGATTGTCGGGAAGACGGACGGAGATTTCTTTCCGCGGGAGCTGGCGGAGAAATACCAGCGGGACGACCAGCGCGTGCTGCAGACTGGCAAACCGTACGACACGGTGGAAGAGCATCAGCCGCCGGGCCGGGACAAGATCTACGTGCAGGTGGTCAAGACACCGCTGTACGGGACCGACGGAACGATCATGGGACTGCAAGGCATTTTCTGGGACATCACCCAGCAACGGCTCGCGGAGGAGAAGATTCGCCGGGCCAACGTCCTGCTGGCGCAACATCGCAAAGAGCTCCGAGCCAGGAACGCTCAGATGGAGGAAGATCTAACCATGGCGCGCGAAATTCAACTGACCATGCTGCCGCAGCAGTACCCGACATTCCCGCCCGCAGCGCCGGCCGACGCGAGCGCCCTTCAGTTCACGCACCGCTATCTTCCCGCCGGCAGCGTGGGTGGCGACTTCTTCACCGTCTCCGCCCTATCTGAGAACGAGGCGGGCGTGTTCATCTGTGATGTCGCCGGGCATGGGGTCCGCTCCGCCCTGGTGACGGCGATGGTCCGGGCGCTGGCGGAGGAGCTTAAACCCATTGCTACCAATCCCGGACAGTTCCTAAGCAAGCTCAACTCCGACCTCCACTCGATCCTTCAGCATACCGGGACGCCGATGCTCACGACCGCTTTCTACCTGGTAGCGGATTGGAGGACCGGCCGCCTGCGCTACGCCAACGCCGGCCATCCCAAACCGCTGCACATCTGCCGGCGCGCGGGCGAAGTCCGGCCGCTGGCCAATGCCACAGGCCACAGCCAGCCAGTCCTCGGGCTGATTCAGGACGCCACCTACCAGACTTCCGAAGTGCGGCTGAGGCCGAACGACATGGTGATGCTGTTCACGGACGGACTGTACGAGGTGCAGGCGCCCAACAACGAACTCTACTCCCAGGCGATGCTGGTGGCCGGGGTGCAACGGCGGGCGCAACTCCCGGCCTCGCAGTTGTTCGATGAACTCCTGGCGGACATTCGGCGCTTCGCGGTCGGCCAGGTCTTTGGCGACGACGTTTGCCTGGTAGGAATGGAGTGCCCGGGCGTGGCCCCGCCGGAATAG
- a CDS encoding tetratricopeptide repeat protein, with protein sequence MRAAEQTPRETAGWKGVLLICLFLALSTLAVYWPVTGHGFVNYDDTDYVTANPYVQAGLSAEGLAWVWRSEVARNWHPLTMLSHMLDCQLHGLRPWGHHLTSLLFHIANTVLLFLLLRKLTGAVWRSGFVAALFALHPLHVESVAWIAERKDVLSTLMFLLTLWAYASYARKSEAPNPNRRSPVASRQCRYYWLALVLFALGLMSKPMLVTLPFVLLLLDFWPLRRLQLPALQYSTSRHRSSKPRVSAPGMSAPRPACGQSEPLTRLLLEKVPFLLLSAVSCVITFRVQHGGGAVLDVGNFPVGARVANSLMSYVRYLGKMVWPDNLAALYLRKAPWPSWQVGLAALALVVATVAVVRLARRRPYFAVGWFWYLGMLVPVIGLVQVGMQTMADRYTYIPLIGVFIVLAWGGWDLARQWRAPTTGLAIAAATVLVACVVLTRQQLVWWASSETLFQRMIAVNEDNYMAHYNLGNLLSRQDKLAEAASHYEAALKAEPNYAEAHNNLGAVLLKQRRFDEALAHYSAAARLRPEHLYYFNLANAQMDAGKPAEAVGNYQQALRLNPNSSQAHHNLGLALQEQGQAEAAMAEFRAALRLQPDYESAEHNLANRLADAGKLDEAIARYQAAARLAPNRAENYNGLGICYAMREDYAEAERQFREAVRLNPSHAGAQSNLGNALGAQNKLEEAIPHYQKALEADPRDFQTHFNLGVSLSRLGRRAEAKAHFAEALRLHPDYPEARKGLADLEAGAEQRK encoded by the coding sequence GTGAGAGCCGCAGAGCAAACACCCCGGGAGACAGCGGGTTGGAAGGGGGTGCTGCTGATCTGCCTGTTTCTGGCGCTGAGCACCCTGGCTGTCTATTGGCCGGTGACCGGCCATGGGTTCGTTAACTACGACGACACGGACTACGTCACGGCCAATCCGTACGTGCAGGCGGGGCTGAGCGCAGAGGGACTGGCGTGGGTGTGGCGGAGCGAAGTGGCGCGGAACTGGCATCCGCTGACGATGCTGTCGCACATGCTCGATTGCCAACTTCACGGCCTGCGGCCCTGGGGGCATCACCTGACGAGCCTGCTGTTTCACATCGCCAACACCGTTCTGTTGTTTCTCCTGCTGCGGAAGCTGACCGGGGCGGTCTGGCGCAGTGGATTCGTGGCGGCGCTGTTCGCGCTGCACCCGCTGCATGTCGAATCGGTGGCCTGGATTGCGGAGCGCAAGGATGTGCTAAGCACGCTCATGTTCCTGCTGACCCTGTGGGCCTATGCGTCATACGCGAGGAAGTCCGAAGCCCCAAATCCGAATCGCCGATCGCCCGTCGCGAGCCGCCAATGCCGTTATTATTGGCTGGCGCTGGTCTTGTTCGCGCTGGGCCTGATGAGCAAGCCGATGCTGGTGACGCTACCCTTTGTGTTGCTGCTGCTTGACTTCTGGCCGCTCCGGCGGCTGCAGCTCCCTGCGCTTCAATATTCGACATCCAGGCATCGAAGTTCAAAGCCCAGGGTTTCCGCACCTGGCATGAGCGCCCCCCGCCCGGCCTGCGGGCAATCCGAACCTCTGACCAGGCTGCTGCTGGAGAAGGTGCCGTTCCTGCTGCTGAGCGCGGTGTCATGTGTGATCACCTTTCGAGTGCAACACGGTGGCGGGGCGGTGCTGGACGTGGGCAACTTCCCTGTCGGCGCGCGCGTTGCCAACTCCTTGATGTCGTATGTGCGTTACCTGGGCAAGATGGTCTGGCCGGACAACCTGGCAGCGCTTTACCTGCGGAAAGCCCCCTGGCCATCGTGGCAGGTGGGCCTGGCGGCACTGGCTCTCGTGGTGGCAACGGTAGCGGTGGTTCGGCTGGCTCGACGGCGTCCCTACTTTGCCGTGGGCTGGTTTTGGTACTTGGGCATGCTGGTGCCAGTCATTGGCTTGGTGCAGGTGGGCATGCAGACGATGGCTGACCGCTATACCTACATCCCGCTGATCGGCGTCTTCATCGTGCTGGCGTGGGGAGGCTGGGACTTGGCCCGCCAATGGCGGGCGCCCACAACCGGACTGGCAATCGCGGCCGCCACGGTGCTGGTAGCTTGCGTGGTGTTGACACGGCAGCAGCTTGTGTGGTGGGCCAGCAGCGAGACCCTCTTCCAGCGGATGATCGCGGTGAATGAGGACAACTACATGGCGCACTACAACCTGGGCAATCTCCTGAGCCGGCAAGACAAACTGGCGGAGGCGGCGAGCCATTATGAAGCCGCGCTGAAGGCCGAGCCGAATTACGCCGAGGCGCACAATAACCTCGGCGCGGTTCTCCTGAAGCAGAGACGCTTCGATGAGGCGCTGGCGCATTACTCCGCCGCAGCCCGGCTGAGGCCCGAGCATTTGTATTACTTCAACCTGGCCAATGCGCAGATGGATGCAGGGAAACCGGCTGAGGCGGTCGGCAATTATCAGCAGGCCCTCCGGCTGAACCCAAACTCCAGTCAGGCCCACCATAACCTGGGCCTGGCGCTTCAGGAGCAGGGACAGGCCGAGGCGGCGATGGCTGAGTTTCGTGCCGCGCTGCGGTTGCAGCCGGACTATGAAAGCGCCGAACACAACCTGGCCAATCGCCTGGCGGACGCGGGCAAGCTGGACGAGGCGATCGCGCGCTACCAGGCCGCAGCGCGACTCGCCCCCAATCGCGCGGAAAACTACAACGGGCTGGGAATCTGCTATGCCATGCGGGAAGATTACGCTGAGGCGGAACGACAGTTCCGGGAGGCAGTGCGGCTCAACCCGAGCCATGCCGGAGCGCAAAGCAACCTGGGCAACGCGCTGGGGGCGCAGAACAAACTTGAGGAGGCCATTCCCCATTATCAAAAGGCTCTGGAGGCCGACCCCAGGGACTTCCAAACCCATTTCAATTTGGGAGTGTCCCTTTCGCGGTTGGGCCGGCGGGCTGAGGCCAAAGCGCATTTCGCGGAGGCGTTAAGGCTGCACCCCGACTACCCCGAGGCGCGAAAGGGCCTGGCGGACCTCGAGGCCGGCGCTGAGCAGAGGAAGTAG